The Stigmatopora argus isolate UIUO_Sarg chromosome 1, RoL_Sarg_1.0, whole genome shotgun sequence genome segment TAAAAGCAAGACTCCAAAATGAGCAAAGAAGTCTTCTCTCGGTGTGTGTCCTTGCGTGAATGCTTAacagattttttcttcttttactgCTAACTGAGCAGAGAAAGTTCCTCAATGTGTGTGGTCAAAAGTGTGAAattctccagtaaaaaaaaatctttgtcacCTGTTATTAAAATGGCTGTAAAGGTGCACATGacaaacatgaataaaaatgtctggTGTATTTCCAATGCGTTTTAACCATTTCATAAAATTGGTAAAACCCACTTGTGTATACTGGATGATGTGCCATCTAAGTATTTTAACTGGATAAATTACAAATTATTggcaaacattttatttacaaattcACATTCAATAATTGCTATCTGATGGGATAAAAcagacatttcattttttcatattaCATGAGATGTGGACTGTGTCTAACTGTTTACCGTTCATTTATAAagaattttgtttgtttgttttctttccacATTTGTTATTTTTCGAGAGGCACTATATTTGGTATTCCAGGGGTCCTCAGTTAAAGATAGTGCCAACATGCGCAATAGTTTTTCTAGCTTGTGGATTCGCATAGGAATACTTAtacataataatgataatactaGAGGTCACATGATGCAAGACATTTTCAATTACTGCCATATTAAcaattctatatttatttatatcataGTTTTTTTCTAATCTTAACATTTACCCTAGTAATAAATATTGTAATAGCATTGTTTAGAAATTGACAACGGCCCATTGCAAATGACAAATTCAAGTTATGTTGCCATTGTCGGAATGAAACAGGTGTAGACAAATAACTTATGCAAtcagaaattatttttaaaaagggttaCAACAACACTTTTGGAATGTGCCACAAAGGTCCCCCAAGTGCGAAGTTTCAAAAGCTCTGGTCcctgacacgcacacacacacacacacacacacacacagaaatgtCATCCTTGTCATCGTTCAAGTGTACTCATCAGCTGTTCCATGGCGGCCAGGAGAGACACTTCAAACTCCTGATCTGAGAAGCGAGCCACTGACTGGCGAGCATTGCGCCTTATCTGCAGGCGGCTAGCAGGCGTCAGATTGAGGATTTGCTCAATGGCCTCGGCATAACTGTACTCGCCATCTGCCAGAAAGCCCGTCTGACCTCCCTCAAAAGGCACAACGATGTCCAGCTGGGGGCCACCGGATTTGTGGGCGAGGATGACTTTGCCTGCCGCCATGCACTCCACAACACCTGAGGAGAGGTTGAGTATATAGAGGTCAACACATTTCCATGGAAACAAAAAGGTCAGCAGTATCAATTACCAATTCCAAAGTGCTCGTTCCACATGGTGTGCAGTCCAATAGTGGCTCGGCTCAACTCTCTTTTTAACTCTTCAAAAGGTATGTTCAGTTTAAACTCCACCCTGTCAGCCACGCCCTGCTCCTGGCACAGGCCACGTAACTTCAGTACCCTGTCTTCATCTTCCTGATTCCTGCAACCTCCAATCAAGACCAGCTTCAGGGCCTCTCTGTCCCCACCGGCCTCCCCCCGCCGATCCAGCACCTTCCGAAAAGCTTTGATCTGCAGCTGATGGTCCTTCTCGGGACGGAACTGTCCAATGGAGACGATGGAGTGACACTTTTGGTCCCCATCCTCTTCTATAGGGACATCCAGAAACGCACTGACATCGCAGGGAGGGTAGACCACGTTGGTGCGGTTGGAGGCGTGCCACAGCGACAGGATGTGCTGAAGGGTCCAGGAGGAGTTGACCATGACCAGCTCGCTACAGGAGCCGGCCATGCCGTAGCACACCGCGAAGAGGCAATAGTAGAGCATCTTGAAGGCACTCAGAATCAGACTGTCAGAAATGTAACCTGTGTTGTTGAACCTGCGATGAGAACGGTTCTTAATTAGGAGGGCCATTAGTTTATCAGGATTTTGCAAGTAATAGCATACCTCGGGTTCCGTTCTCTCACGACTGTTAGCATGTCGGTGCTGATGGTGGGATAGTGGACGTAAGCGCATACGCTGCATCCTCCCAGGTAGCGGAAGAGGGGCAGGGTGAAAGCGTATCCCATTGAATCGATGTAAAGATCAGGGACAAATTCTGTGAGTGCCTCCCATCCCAAAAAGATGGAGCCCAGGCTTTGCCCAAGAAGGGTGAAATGAGGAAAAAGGCTGGGCTCCACAAGAAGTCGGAGCCTCAGGAACACAAAGTCAATCGACCGTGGTAGGACGATGTTGAATCTGCGCCGTGCCCCATCAATAATCTCGTGGGCTGAAACGCCTAAGTCGCCCGTGTAGATCACAATGTCAACATTCGGATACCTTTGGGGATAACAAATGCAGTGTTATCTGACTTTAAAAGAATTCAGTTAACTCATTAAGCGTACCTTCGTTGTAGAGCCCTGATTGCACACCACAGAACCCTTTCTCCCCCACCACCAGCATTGCAGTAAGGGTGGAAGAAGCCCACAGCAGGACGTCCGGTTCTTGCAAACCGGGTGTTCCTTTTACTTTTCAGCCATAAGCGCACTGCCAGAATCAGCAGGAGCAGCAGAGCAAACAGTAGTAGACACACAAACAGCAGGTGGAACAGCAACTTCCACAGAAATCTACAACACAATACCCCACAATTTTTACACGAGCATGCAGTGCTTAAACAATGCTTGTTTTTTGAGTTTACAGAGATAATAGAAAATACTGCGCCACCATGGTGAGCTGTATTCTAAATAAAATGCTTCTCCGGCCCGCTACCacaaatgtactacaaagtgtaaaataaaaatggtaaCTGCAAAAATCCGTCATGATCCAGTGTTGTTTTACAGCACTGCGAACCACACGAGAGAATAAAATTACCATATCTCGTATTGGAATGAACTAGTACAGTGTTCATCCTTAACATAGAGCTCAAATATTGATGACGCGTTTCAAAACGCCACCAACTTGACTGAATAATTAATTTTACTCTGCCATTTATAGAAGTTATTTTGGTCGAAACTGTGTGGTTGTTTGCATGGGGGAACCTTGctaaaaaattatttattagggctggttgaacactatcaATTTtgcctagatatgagtgtgtgagttatggttgtcagtctcctggtggcctgcgattggctggcgaccaatttagtgtgttccccacctggtgcccatagttagctgggataggctccagcaccccccgcaatcctcctgtgaggaaaagcggttcagaaaaaataCTAATGAGTACTAATGTCTGGGTATTTAACAGTAATACAAGAATTTTACAattaacattaatattttttaaatatatgcatGGGATGAAAACCAGGGACGATTACTATTCTTCCCTGAAAGTTTTATTGATATTGCTGTCTaaataaggaaggaaaaacatgaTAAATGCCGATATTCTAAGTTAACGCCGGTTTTATGACATGCGcgtgttttaataaaaatatttactctacttattactactattacgtTACATCGTCGCCGGTGAAACGCAATTCCGCCGTAGATCGAGAACCTCTCTGGGCACTGGCAGAATAATatgaaaccaaaaataaatcCAAAGAAACCGGGACTGTATTTGATGTCATCAAGAGTTGTACGCAAGTAAACGTGTTGCGATATTGACAAGTGTACATACCCCAAACACAGTACGAGTTCTGCCTGTGCCGACATTTTGCCAACAAACACCAGATGAACGCGTCACTTTTCAACTTGTCATTCGTTGTAGTGGCTTACATTTGATTGTCGCCATCTAGAGGTCAGGAGGTATAACTGCATCTAAACAGCTTCTTTCTGTTTACTACTGCGTGACAATTAGATATGATTATTTAAAAACTGAGTCCGaaaacttctttttttgttgataatTTATACGTGTTTATGGGACAAAATTTCACTGTTCTGCCCCTTTGTAACCACGTGGATCGATCTATGCCCTCGTTCCATGAACAGGCAAAAGTTTAACTTCTAAATAAACACTTAAATCAATAGCACTTCCCGACTGTCACAGTttggaaataaaaatgtctgTCATTTACTTGGTTTCCACCATGAAGACAATCACgatttggtttgttttggtggTGCAACTCCTCAAGACAGGACATAGCTCTGAAAAAAAGTAAGTTGTTTGggatttttgttcttttgcaCAATTAtgtgaaatataaaataatgttgttgttacatttgttttttattgtttttgtctaGTGACCAAATTCTGTCAATTACACCGACAACACTAGAGCAAGTGGGGATTGTGAAGAACATCTCCAATCAATATGAGGTAGGATTGACTTGCAGTtatattttcctttattttttatctactGTTCCTTTATTGTGTCCATGTGACATTTCCACAGACTGCATTATGGCAGCCCGTCCACTCTCAGTATATCAAAGAAGAAACTGTAGTTCACCTTTTCGTTCCTGCAAACAGCTCAGCTACGGTCAAAGATTTGTTGCAACGATACAATATAGCACATGAGTATGTTGCCTGTCTAAAAACAGATTTTACTACATCTCCATACAATATTGCTCTTATTTCCGTGGATCTAAGCCTGTCGACGTGTGTTTTCTAGAGTGTTGCTGGACAACACAAATATCCTGATTGAAATGCAAACAAGAAACGACTCCACGGACCCAAGAAGCGCCACAAGTTACTATGAACGATATCACAGCTTGGAAGATGTATTTGCCGATCATAACATTCTGACTTCCCCCAGAATCCAGGGATGACCTGctcctttttttcatcatttcttcTTTAGATCTATTATTGGATCAACAGAACTGCTCAGGACCACCCAAACATCATAAAAACTATTCTGATAGGTTCCTCATATGAGAAGCGACCACTCTATGCTCTTAAGGTGCGCATGTTTATCCAATAACTTTGATGGCGTAAGCATCAATCTAATGGAATTTAAACATGCTATTTTCTGGGTTTGTAAATCAAATCTTGGACATGTTTAATGGGGGAGGCGGGTTGTTCATTAACATTATCGCAGATCCCACTCTGTGCTGTGGTCTTATTGTGATGAAGTGAAGTAATCATCCTAGCTCTAAGGCAATGTTCACAATTTCGATTGGTTTGCTAATAGGAATTTCGTATGTGAATTTTTCATGCAGTGTCAATGTGTGAATATTCATATTCCAATTACATCAAATACGGCCGGCCCGgtgggggagtggttagcgtgctggccttacagttctggggtcctgggttcaaatccaggtcagccctccagtgtggagtttgcatgttttccctgggcctgcgtgggttttctccgggtactctaccCTGACCCCtgaaacatgcttggtaggctggttgaactctctaaattacccctaagtTTTAGAGTGTGCATgtatagttgtttgtctcctcatgcaCTGCGATtgattggccaccaattcaggctgtcccccacctagtgcctataattagctgggataggctccagcaccaccccccacaacccttgtgaggattagcgtaagaaaattaatgaatgactgggttttatttgtttgtgacAATATATATCCAACAATATCGTATTACAAACGATATAGTGATTAGTTGCACAAGGACAAACTGGGTGAGAGGTTTTATAttagttttttgtgtgtaattgTGATAATATTCAATTCCGCTCTTAGTTGTCATTTAACAGTGAGAACAAGAATGCTTTGTGGATTGACTGTGGAATCCATGCCAGAGAGTGGATCTCTCCTGCATTCTGTCTATGGTTTGTGCAATATGTGAGTATCTGGTTCAAAAGTTTTATgactttgttttgttgttgttgttgttgttgtttgggggtggggggtgggggggtacaCAAATTAATTGCCCAAGACATTGTTCTTTCTGCAGGCCTTAGCTTTTTACAAGCAAAACCAAGACATAACTAACATTTTGGACAACATGGACGTTTATGTCCTTCCTGTGATGAATCCCGATGGTTATTTATACACATGGACTacggtataaaaaaaaaagtgtactgCAGATGCGGGCAATTATTTATGGAGGATATTTCATTTGTGCATATGTATGTCTCAGAACCGAATGTGGAGGAAGAACCGGTCCATCAGCCGGCACTCCTGTGTGGGTGTTGACTTAAACAGGAACTTTGACGCTAACTGGTGCAGTAAGTGACGTACATAAgtacacatatttatatatttgtatgtatgtgtatacacatacactcaAATGCCTCACAGCAACTGTACCATAATTTTCCATGCCTTTTGATTTGCTGATATTTGGAGTCTCTGTTGACCACCAGCGGAGGGGGCTTCCAATGATCCCTGCAGTGAGATCTACTGCGGTGCCTTCCCTGAATCAGAACCCGAATCTGAGGCTGTAGCCAACTTTCTGCGTAGTAAGAAGGATACCATCCAGCTCTACCTCAGCATCCATGCCTACTCTCAGATGCTGCTCTTCCCATACTCGTGTACCTTGGATGAAGCACACAACCACAATGATCTGGTGAGAGCTTAGTACATGTACTGCAGTTTATCAAAAGACGTGATCATCATCAAAATTAACAATACATAGATTCTAATATATCAAACTTGCATTTGGAATTTCAGCTTGAGATGGCCCAAGAAGCTTCACAAAATATCAGGCGATATTACAGAAGTACTTACAAATATGGCGCAGGAGCACAGACGATATGTGAGAGAGTTTTGATTGCATTCAACTTCATTTGACTGATTCAAAACACTGATGCAGAGCTTTACCTATTTTACAGATCTGGCTCCTGGTGGCTCTGATGACTGGGCATACAAACTCGGGATAAAGTACTCGTTCACATTTGAGCTCCAGGACCGTGGACGTTATGGCTTTCTTCTCCCACCATCTCACATTTCCAAGGCATCCAATGAAGCTCTTCTCGCTGTGAAGACCATTGCAAAAAGAGTCATTGAAAAAACGCAAGCATCAGCCGTTTGAGTAAAAGTTCCAGAAAACATtgataaaatatcaaaatgacTCTGTGGTCAGTTCGTGTTTTATCGACATTACAAGGTGATGGAAATTTGGTAGAATaattttagggtttttttttcgtttggtTTGTGGGGGTGATTAATTTATGTGGGTTGATATTTTGAgacattttaaaactaaaaagtaTGTTCACTAGCAAATGTGATGAGGTGTGTGCTATCAATTCATTTGGCTCTCACAAATATAATCAGATTCAGAgcatcctgtgtggagtttgcatgctatCCCCAGGCCTGcttaggttttctctgggtattccggtttactcccacatctcCTAAATatgcacagtaggctggttcaacactctaaattgtccatcaCCCAATTCAGGGCGTCGCCCAACTGCTGCTCATAGTTGACttggataggctcaagcaccccccgccccccgcaagcctgtgaggataagctgtcgggaagatgaataaatattgaattcaatgcttttattgtcattatacaagtataaagagatttaaagcttcaccacaaaatgcacaaataacaacaaacaaacagacaaatgaataatcagtatgttaacaataaataataagtaataaataaatgagtagtcaacaacataaataagtagggaagtacataaatagcaataaaaaacaaacagacaaataaataatcaacaaataataacaataaataatcaatcaataacatcaagaacataaataagtagggaagtgcaccaataagaacaacaaacaaacaaacagaaaaaaatcaataatacataaatgatcaataaataggtaataaataaatagtcaacataataatgtGAACTACAATGATACCCATATGTGATATGGGTAGCCTACACTACAGTAGTATTACTGTAGTAATACTACATTGCATTGTAGAAAAATACATCTTTGACCTTTAGGTGGCGCTCCAAAGATTCTTGCGTCCTTCCTTTCCTTTCGCCCCCAGCGAAGAAGGGCCCAGACTGAATTGCACATCCTCCGTCAATATGCGGACTACTGGGGAAGTGTCAGAATTTGCTTTAAagattaaatgttattttgtttaGTTAATGAGTGTTGTATCGGGATAACAGTAGATGCCACACCTATTCAGAATCCCGGGTGAGTTCCCTTGATTTTTGTTCATCGTGCAGCACACGCGCTCGGAAAAGCGAAGGCCTCGCGTACAATGAAAGCACTTGTGGGTAGCTTAGCATCTTTACGTTCATTTGTTTTCCTATTGTCGCAATACTGCGCACTCTTGTAAATGTCCATTTTTAGCTATTTATGGTCCAATCCGTACGATTAGCCACAATCAgtggagtttttttgtttgtttttgcatcaaGATAGCTCTTGAATTCTTAATGCAGCTCTATTGATCATTTGTAGAAATATTTGCGTACTCTAGAAATGTAAACATGAATTGCTACGAGGTTGATTTCGATAAGAGAATGAAGCTAAAACTaggttatttttaaataaatgttatgttctggaatacaaaatataattcaGTGGTTATAGGTAGAGTCGCTGTTTATTCCGACAAGAAATCAAGAAACGAGGAAAATTCAAATTTGGGGCTGTTTTATTCTTTATGATTTATTATTAGACTTTGATGTAGCAACGCAGAGCGAAATGaaatgacaactttttttttcaacgaaAATATGCAAAGCTCGTTTCATTCACAAATAAACTGCAGGGCAAGAGGAAAGAAAAATCGTCAATCGTCcgaaaaatagaatatttattACTCAAAAATTCCTACACGATATGGTACATGATTCTGTCGACAGATAAACATTCAACCATTTCTGATCTGACAATGGAATGGTTTTTAGGTTTTCCCAGTCCAATTTTAACCCATAGGCTGGCtatctgatttttaaaaaaatgcaatcttaTTTTCGATTTATATCGACCATTGGTCTCCCTGCCGTGTTAAATTAAGATGTCTTGTACCATGATCAGACTTGATCCATTATTGTAATATTAACTCCTGAGTGCTCTTTAATATGAGCCGAGTGTTGTATAAGGAAGACAGATGAATTAAGATCATACAAAAACAGAATGAATTAACTGCATTCATACAAACATGTaataagcgtttttttttcatggttctTCTAGCCCTGCAGAATGTCCAAGATCAGGCGGAAGGTTACAGTGGAGAATTCAAAAACAATATCTGATAGCAGCAGCAACCCCGCATCCAGCAGCACCAGTAACCCTGCCGCCCCATCGCGCCGACCCAGCGTGTTTGAAAGACTCGGCCCAAGCACTGGGAGTAATGCTGCTGATGTATGTACCAAACAGATTGTCATGCCATATAATCTCTGGGCATCTTACTGTGCCTTCCACAGTTGCTCATTTGTGCCTTTCAGAGTCACTGTAGAAATTGGTTGAAGACAGGAAACTGCAGTTACGGCAACACTTGTCGCTACACACATGGAACTCAACCACGAGGCAAAGGATTTAATTTCAGCCggtatgtttttctgttttagccCTGTTTTGACACTGGCTGTCCACACAGAGGTGTGTAAATATAatcattatgtttttttatttttattttttacatcatCTCATTTAATGTACACTTAGGATACACACAAAACAGGGTTTTTGTCTGAATGGGTTATTCTGTCAAAAGATGTGAATTACATGTCTTTTTGTTCAGTGGGTCAGCAGAGAGACCAACTGGCGACTTGCGGGAGAGGATGAAGAATAAAAGACAGGATAATGACACAGATAATGTAAAGCGTGAATTGGATGAGCCAGCATCTCCCACAGGAAGAGTGAGTTCTCTACACTGATCATAATTGGAGCAGTTTAGTGTTAAAAGTCATCCTGATAGGAAAATGAGCAACGATATTTTCTCACTGTAAATATGTACTACATTAAGTTGTGTGTCTGCATTC includes the following:
- the alg11 gene encoding GDP-Man:Man(3)GlcNAc(2)-PP-Dol alpha-1,2-mannosyltransferase — encoded protein: MSAQAELVLCLGFLWKLLFHLLFVCLLLFALLLLLILAVRLWLKSKRNTRFARTGRPAVGFFHPYCNAGGGGERVLWCAIRALQRRYPNVDIVIYTGDLGVSAHEIIDGARRRFNIVLPRSIDFVFLRLRLLVEPSLFPHFTLLGQSLGSIFLGWEALTEFVPDLYIDSMGYAFTLPLFRYLGGCSVCAYVHYPTISTDMLTVVRERNPRFNNTGYISDSLILSAFKMLYYCLFAVCYGMAGSCSELVMVNSSWTLQHILSLWHASNRTNVVYPPCDVSAFLDVPIEEDGDQKCHSIVSIGQFRPEKDHQLQIKAFRKVLDRRGEAGGDREALKLVLIGGCRNQEDEDRVLKLRGLCQEQGVADRVEFKLNIPFEELKRELSRATIGLHTMWNEHFGIGVVECMAAGKVILAHKSGGPQLDIVVPFEGGQTGFLADGEYSYAEAIEQILNLTPASRLQIRRNARQSVARFSDQEFEVSLLAAMEQLMSTLER
- the cpb2 gene encoding carboxypeptidase B2 encodes the protein MSVIYLVSTMKTITIWFVLVVQLLKTGHSSEKNDQILSITPTTLEQVGIVKNISNQYETALWQPVHSQYIKEETVVHLFVPANSSATVKDLLQRYNIAHEVLLDNTNILIEMQTRNDSTDPRSATSYYERYHSLEDIYYWINRTAQDHPNIIKTILIGSSYEKRPLYALKLSFNSENKNALWIDCGIHAREWISPAFCLWFVQYALAFYKQNQDITNILDNMDVYVLPVMNPDGYLYTWTTNRMWRKNRSISRHSCVGVDLNRNFDANWCTEGASNDPCSEIYCGAFPESEPESEAVANFLRSKKDTIQLYLSIHAYSQMLLFPYSCTLDEAHNHNDLLEMAQEASQNIRRYYRSTYKYGAGAQTIYLAPGGSDDWAYKLGIKYSFTFELQDRGRYGFLLPPSHISKASNEALLAVKTIAKRVIEKTQASAV